The Muricauda sp. SCSIO 65647 genome includes a region encoding these proteins:
- a CDS encoding family 43 glycosylhydrolase, whose translation MTAKVLLLTICLLKGVPLPAQDGLLKKEFKTYCNPLDIDYSYMSHYRAKNNVSYRSGADPAVVNFNGKFYMFVTRSHGYWTSTDMSDWRFIKPQSWYFNGSNAPAAAVHGDKIILLGDPSGQGAVIETNNPDLGDWKTNFAVINMPGGVQDPNLFVDDDGKVYLYEESSNKWPIRGVELDPENYYIPIGEQKDLFNLVPDTHGWERFGQDHRSDLKPFIEGPWMMKHNDTYYLEYGAPGTQWNVYADGVYTSKNPLGPFEYAPYNPISYKPGGFLKGSGHGSTVRDNNGNYWHFATMAISVNYKFERRIGMYPAGFEPDNGQMFVNTAYGDYPHYLPYTEVENHKNRFTGWMLLSYKKPVSTNSPLVEGKPNVVDESEEGYMQEQITDFDSNRINDEEIRSYWVSAANNDSIHVDIDLEKVHDVHAIQLNFQDYQSNIYGRPNTLRQQFKIQASLDGKNWKTIADYSQNRRDMPHGYIELKKPEAARYVRYDHVYCTNNYLAISELRIFGKGRGKLPKTPKKFRARRQDDRRNVDLTWKPVEGAKGYVVYWGIHADKLNLSALLYDEPNYELRALNTDQKYYYQVEAFNENGISKRSEIIATE comes from the coding sequence ATGACTGCCAAAGTTCTGTTGCTGACCATTTGCTTGCTAAAAGGAGTGCCCCTTCCCGCACAGGATGGTCTTTTGAAAAAAGAATTCAAAACCTATTGCAATCCATTGGACATCGACTACTCTTATATGTCACATTACAGGGCCAAGAACAATGTTTCATACCGCTCGGGTGCTGATCCGGCAGTGGTGAATTTCAATGGAAAATTCTATATGTTCGTGACACGCTCACATGGGTATTGGACTTCTACCGACATGAGTGATTGGCGGTTTATCAAGCCCCAAAGTTGGTATTTTAATGGAAGCAATGCGCCCGCCGCAGCAGTACATGGTGATAAGATCATCCTTTTGGGCGATCCTTCGGGCCAAGGTGCGGTCATCGAGACGAATAATCCAGATTTGGGTGATTGGAAAACCAATTTTGCCGTGATCAATATGCCCGGTGGGGTGCAAGACCCTAATCTGTTCGTCGATGATGATGGAAAGGTCTATCTCTATGAGGAGTCGTCGAATAAATGGCCCATTCGCGGCGTAGAACTCGATCCTGAAAATTACTATATCCCGATTGGGGAGCAAAAAGACCTTTTTAACCTTGTGCCGGATACGCATGGCTGGGAACGTTTTGGCCAAGACCACCGATCTGACCTCAAGCCGTTTATCGAAGGCCCGTGGATGATGAAACATAACGACACTTATTATTTAGAGTACGGTGCCCCTGGCACGCAGTGGAATGTCTATGCCGATGGGGTCTATACCAGTAAAAACCCATTGGGGCCTTTCGAATATGCACCTTACAATCCCATTTCATATAAACCGGGTGGTTTTTTGAAAGGCTCGGGGCATGGTAGTACCGTTCGAGACAACAATGGCAATTATTGGCATTTTGCTACCATGGCCATTTCGGTGAACTATAAGTTTGAACGTAGAATTGGCATGTATCCTGCGGGATTTGAACCTGACAATGGGCAAATGTTCGTAAACACTGCCTATGGTGATTACCCACATTACCTACCGTATACCGAGGTCGAAAACCACAAGAACCGTTTCACAGGCTGGATGTTGTTGTCGTATAAAAAACCTGTCAGCACTAATTCGCCCTTGGTCGAGGGTAAGCCGAACGTGGTCGATGAGAGTGAGGAAGGCTATATGCAAGAACAAATCACTGATTTTGATAGCAACAGGATCAATGACGAAGAAATTCGTTCATATTGGGTTTCGGCGGCCAACAATGATTCTATTCATGTGGATATCGATTTGGAAAAAGTTCATGATGTGCATGCCATACAGCTTAATTTTCAGGATTATCAGAGCAACATTTATGGTCGGCCAAATACGTTACGGCAACAGTTCAAGATTCAAGCTTCACTTGATGGCAAGAATTGGAAGACCATTGCCGATTATTCACAAAACAGGCGCGATATGCCGCACGGCTATATCGAATTAAAAAAACCAGAGGCTGCCCGGTATGTTCGGTACGACCATGTATATTGCACGAACAATTACTTGGCCATTTCAGAATTGCGAATATTCGGAAAGGGTAGGGGAAAGCTGCCCAAAACGCCCAAAAAATTCAGGGCAAGACGACAAGATGATCGTAGAAATGTGGACTTGACCTGGAAACCGGTTGAAGGAGCCAAAGGCTATGTGGTTTATTGGGGTATTCATGCTGATAAATTGAACCTCTCGGCTTTGCTATACGATGAGCCCAATTATGAACTGCGCGCCCTGAACACCGACCAGAAGTACTATTATCAAGTAGAGGCCTTTAATGAAAACGGCATCTCGAAAAGAAGTGAGATCATTGCAACGGAGTAA
- a CDS encoding SusC/RagA family TonB-linked outer membrane protein produces the protein MKYKSILLSIPLLLFSIASFAQNNITVSGTVTDSQGQPMPGANVILKGTTTGMQTDFDGNYALADVPSDGTLVFSYIGFTSQEVPINGQTIINVSLQEDTQALDEVVVVGYGELKVKDLTSSIATVDSEVLDLAPVGQPMQALQGRVAGLQIVNNGGPGQSPTVRIRGIGSYDTNQNNNNNSSGPLFVVDGAFFNDIDFLNTADIESISVLKDASAAAIYGVRAANGVVLIETKSGKFNQKPQITYDGYTGYQVAQNVLTMANAEQFTTLALESGSEPDAQFILNAMQRYGRSRINPNIPAVNTDWYDEITRLALIQNHSLNMTGGTESATYAIGANYFQQDGLLKMKNEYERFNLRAKIDFKVNDWLKVGGNMVLSNATRFDAEDSAWRLAYYAVPILPVFDPLLAENPDVFPTPYANAQDLGYRGGQNPFPTMDFSENREKIRNVLANFYAEVDLIPEKLKFRTAYNHNFESTNRREVRLPYFLGDNFQRVDASLLKRDITISNQIWDNTLTYTQTFGKHDLTVMAGTSFRDEALDMLQARGLNFPLTGPEAYFLDLAQTIVQEDTFDGGAREFGFSYFGRVSYNFDNRYLLYGTFRADGTNKYQEKWGYFPTIGAGWVLSEEAFFPQNDVLNYIKLRGSWGELGNDRIPSSEGSVTSEVVTTALGDILFSGLSTSNDFTALRWEVTEETNIGLTASMFNNNLSLDADYFIRDTKDAVIPVLRPLIPGSIRQNVGEIRNSGLEVVLNWDKRVSKDFSYSIGGNFSTLNNEVLGLGDAEFLDAGTAEFRQRSIVGESIFAFYGREIIGVYQNEAQIQADPVAVANDLEPGDFIYRDINGDGDITDDDRTVLGSFLPSYTFGFNFGVNYKNWDFAASAIGQGGNSILNRKRGEVIFTNDTNWDRDFAVNRWHGEGTTNSYPSSAGIRKGWNQRLNNWFIEDGDFFRIQNITLGYTINKNGEQKGLPQIRVYATAEKPLTLFEYNGFNPEVPNGVDNQTYPVPAVYTIGVNVKI, from the coding sequence ATGAAATATAAAAGCATCTTGTTGTCAATACCGTTGTTATTGTTCTCCATTGCTTCTTTTGCGCAAAACAATATCACGGTCTCAGGTACGGTAACCGATAGTCAGGGGCAACCCATGCCAGGTGCCAATGTTATTCTCAAAGGAACTACTACAGGCATGCAAACTGACTTTGACGGAAATTATGCACTGGCCGACGTGCCCAGTGATGGCACTTTGGTCTTTAGTTACATCGGCTTCACTTCACAAGAAGTGCCCATTAATGGCCAAACGATCATTAATGTTTCACTACAGGAAGATACCCAGGCCCTAGACGAGGTAGTCGTGGTCGGCTATGGTGAGTTAAAGGTCAAAGACCTTACTTCGTCAATAGCCACGGTCGATTCTGAGGTTTTAGATCTTGCGCCGGTGGGCCAGCCCATGCAAGCCTTACAAGGCCGTGTCGCAGGTCTACAAATTGTGAACAATGGTGGACCCGGGCAATCGCCTACGGTTCGTATTCGTGGTATCGGTTCATATGACACGAACCAAAATAACAACAATAACTCAAGTGGTCCATTATTTGTGGTTGACGGGGCTTTTTTCAATGATATAGATTTTTTGAATACCGCCGATATTGAATCCATTTCAGTATTGAAAGATGCTTCAGCAGCAGCCATCTATGGGGTTCGTGCCGCCAATGGTGTGGTATTGATTGAAACCAAATCAGGTAAGTTCAACCAAAAACCACAGATAACCTACGATGGTTATACGGGCTATCAAGTGGCACAGAACGTATTGACCATGGCCAATGCCGAGCAGTTCACCACTTTGGCCCTGGAATCTGGATCAGAACCCGATGCTCAATTTATTTTAAATGCCATGCAGCGTTATGGCAGAAGCCGCATCAATCCGAATATTCCGGCCGTCAACACCGATTGGTATGATGAAATCACGCGTTTGGCCTTGATACAAAACCATAGCCTGAATATGACAGGAGGCACTGAAAGCGCAACCTATGCCATAGGCGCCAACTATTTTCAACAAGATGGTCTGCTAAAAATGAAAAATGAGTATGAACGCTTTAACCTTCGTGCGAAAATTGATTTCAAAGTGAATGATTGGCTAAAGGTAGGTGGTAATATGGTACTCAGTAATGCTACCCGATTTGATGCGGAAGATTCTGCATGGCGTTTGGCCTATTATGCCGTGCCCATTCTACCCGTCTTTGACCCACTTTTGGCAGAAAATCCTGATGTGTTCCCCACACCTTATGCCAATGCACAAGATTTGGGCTACAGGGGCGGCCAGAATCCATTTCCAACAATGGATTTCAGCGAAAACCGCGAAAAAATACGCAATGTACTGGCCAACTTCTATGCTGAAGTTGATTTAATTCCTGAAAAATTGAAATTCAGAACGGCCTACAACCATAACTTCGAAAGTACCAACAGAAGAGAGGTGCGCCTTCCTTATTTCTTGGGTGACAACTTTCAACGTGTCGATGCTTCCTTATTGAAAAGGGATATCACCATTTCAAACCAAATTTGGGACAATACATTGACGTATACCCAGACATTTGGCAAACACGATTTGACCGTGATGGCCGGTACTTCTTTTAGGGACGAGGCCTTGGATATGCTCCAAGCAAGGGGCCTTAATTTTCCATTGACAGGCCCAGAAGCTTATTTTCTTGATTTGGCCCAGACCATTGTACAAGAAGATACATTTGATGGCGGGGCCAGAGAGTTTGGTTTCTCTTACTTTGGCAGGGTTTCTTACAACTTTGACAACCGTTACCTGTTGTATGGTACGTTTCGTGCCGATGGTACCAACAAGTACCAAGAAAAATGGGGCTACTTCCCTACCATAGGTGCAGGTTGGGTGCTTTCTGAAGAAGCGTTCTTTCCTCAAAATGATGTCTTGAACTATATCAAATTAAGAGGTAGCTGGGGTGAGTTGGGTAACGATAGAATACCCTCTAGTGAAGGGTCGGTCACCTCTGAAGTGGTCACTACCGCATTGGGCGATATTTTGTTCAGTGGCCTGAGTACCAGTAACGACTTTACTGCATTGAGATGGGAAGTGACCGAAGAGACCAACATTGGTCTTACAGCCAGTATGTTCAATAACAACCTATCTTTAGATGCTGATTATTTCATTAGAGATACCAAAGATGCCGTTATACCGGTATTGAGGCCTTTGATTCCAGGATCAATTAGGCAAAACGTAGGTGAAATCAGAAACTCAGGATTGGAAGTAGTACTCAATTGGGATAAAAGGGTTTCTAAAGACTTCAGCTATTCAATAGGCGGTAACTTTTCTACATTGAACAATGAAGTGCTCGGTCTGGGCGATGCTGAATTTTTAGATGCCGGTACGGCAGAATTCCGCCAACGTTCCATTGTCGGTGAATCGATTTTTGCTTTCTATGGACGCGAAATCATCGGTGTTTACCAAAACGAGGCACAAATCCAAGCTGATCCCGTAGCCGTCGCAAATGATCTCGAGCCCGGTGATTTCATTTACCGTGACATTAACGGTGATGGTGATATTACCGATGATGACCGAACCGTTCTGGGCTCATTCTTGCCTTCATATACTTTTGGCTTCAATTTTGGGGTCAACTACAAAAATTGGGATTTTGCTGCCAGCGCCATCGGCCAAGGAGGCAATTCTATCTTGAACAGAAAAAGAGGTGAGGTCATCTTTACCAATGATACCAACTGGGACCGTGACTTTGCGGTCAATCGTTGGCACGGTGAAGGTACCACGAATAGCTATCCCTCTTCAGCGGGCATCAGAAAAGGATGGAACCAACGGTTGAACAATTGGTTCATTGAAGATGGTGACTTTTTTAGGATTCAGAATATTACCTTAGGGTATACAATAAACAAAAACGGGGAGCAAAAAGGGCTTCCCCAAATCAGGGTGTACGCTACTGCCGAAAAACCATTGACCTTATTTGAATACAATGGCTTCAACCCTGAAGTGCCCAACGGGGTAGATAATCAGACCTATCCCGTACCTGCCGTGTACACAATTGGTGTTAACGTTAAAATTTAA
- a CDS encoding RagB/SusD family nutrient uptake outer membrane protein, whose amino-acid sequence MKLLKKIKLLTIMAIVPLAIIGCSDKLDEPELNNNFAGGTDFTQTDDMVLSIIGVYEAFQSRGWEQPLLIAVRGDDVNAGGLGDQQDFAETDLFNYNKDYWMYNSLWENVYRDVITAHTGMEQIARYQELADDDGKALGDQYIAEAKVLRAIMLFHITQVWGDVFIPTSSNTAELFELEALPTQDEVMQHISDQMDEAIPHLPVMRPNERLDLPGGMTVYAALAVKALANQELENYQAVADACAEIINSGGFSLFPDFYELFKTPGKLSDESILEMQYSDFGQGEGDREGHLYAPYGPQNWGPAVEGAGSGWGFFEPSMKFIKFMLDRGETVRLETSVLFTDRGIAEIQADPNYATLPGFVSNTTRDGDVINDYARALFASGKHYLPSNQLIPGRTAYGSNKNFNIIRYAEILLTYAEALAHGASASGMTADQAVNMVRERAGLDPLSGVSLDDVLDEKYAELSMEWGKRYFDMVRLGRTDELSYDGRTFTTDKAFLPYPQAQVDQFPILQELDQ is encoded by the coding sequence ATGAAACTGCTCAAGAAAATTAAGCTACTGACCATAATGGCCATAGTGCCATTGGCTATCATCGGGTGTTCAGATAAACTGGATGAGCCCGAATTGAACAACAACTTTGCCGGCGGTACCGATTTCACCCAAACAGATGATATGGTGCTTTCGATCATCGGGGTCTATGAAGCCTTTCAATCACGTGGTTGGGAACAGCCCTTGTTGATTGCCGTTCGTGGTGATGATGTAAATGCCGGAGGGCTTGGGGATCAACAAGATTTTGCCGAGACCGATCTTTTCAACTACAACAAAGACTATTGGATGTACAACTCGCTCTGGGAAAATGTATATCGTGACGTGATCACTGCCCATACCGGAATGGAACAAATTGCCCGATATCAAGAACTGGCCGATGATGACGGAAAAGCCTTGGGCGATCAATATATAGCAGAAGCGAAAGTGTTGAGGGCCATTATGCTCTTTCACATTACACAGGTCTGGGGAGATGTGTTCATACCTACCTCTTCAAACACCGCAGAACTGTTTGAACTCGAAGCTTTACCTACACAAGACGAGGTAATGCAGCACATTTCCGATCAGATGGACGAGGCCATTCCGCATCTTCCGGTCATGCGTCCCAACGAAAGATTGGATCTTCCCGGTGGCATGACCGTTTATGCTGCTCTTGCTGTCAAAGCCTTGGCCAACCAAGAACTGGAAAATTACCAAGCTGTGGCCGATGCATGCGCCGAGATCATCAATTCAGGTGGGTTCAGTCTTTTCCCTGATTTCTATGAACTGTTTAAAACACCGGGTAAATTAAGTGACGAAAGCATATTGGAAATGCAATATTCAGACTTTGGCCAAGGTGAAGGTGATCGTGAAGGCCACTTATATGCCCCATATGGCCCACAAAACTGGGGCCCCGCTGTTGAAGGTGCCGGTAGTGGTTGGGGCTTTTTCGAACCCAGTATGAAATTCATCAAGTTCATGTTGGACAGGGGCGAAACAGTACGGTTAGAGACCAGTGTGCTCTTTACCGACCGTGGCATTGCCGAAATACAGGCGGATCCAAACTATGCCACTTTGCCAGGCTTTGTTTCCAACACCACTAGAGATGGTGATGTCATCAATGATTACGCACGGGCCCTATTTGCCAGTGGGAAGCATTATTTGCCATCCAATCAGTTGATCCCGGGTAGAACGGCCTATGGCAGTAACAAAAACTTCAATATTATTAGATATGCCGAAATTCTGTTGACCTATGCCGAAGCCTTGGCGCATGGGGCCTCAGCTTCGGGCATGACGGCAGACCAGGCGGTGAACATGGTGCGCGAAAGGGCTGGTCTCGATCCATTGTCAGGGGTATCCCTCGATGATGTTTTAGATGAAAAATATGCAGAGCTCAGTATGGAGTGGGGCAAGAGATATTTCGACATGGTTCGTTTGGGCCGTACCGATGAATTGAGCTATGACGGCAGAACCTTTACCACTGATAAAGCTTTCTTGCCTTATCCTCAAGCACAAGTGGATCAATTTCCGATTTTGCAAGAGCTAGACCAATAA
- a CDS encoding SUMF1/EgtB/PvdO family nonheme iron enzyme: protein MKNNDGQLIAIVGQSKIIETDKNSIFEILNFVMSSLNVRARFYFSVLVVLISYSCKDKPKNDSPQKNRTEPISVLVEKPDGMEIPEGMVWIPGGILKQGAISSDPFAMGHERPQHTVAVDGFFMDATEVTNSEYAKFVEETGYVTVAERAIDWEEMKKQLPPDTPKPHDSVMQPGSLLFKKPKQQVVDLNDYSQWWEWKVGANWRHPQGPGSDLDGRENYPVVHISYEDALAYCEWAGRRLPTEAEWEWAARGGLNQTIFPWGNDKEILNQRANTWSGTFPMDNDGDDGFKNKAPVASYPPNGYGLHDIVGNVWEWTQDWYNASYYKNRVAANDTLMNPTGPESPLNRYNPYAKEKVIKGGSFLCNANYCASYRVSARMANSLDSAQEHLGFRTVLPVRAKAHVMAIHKDLNAKIAYNCDIDTVFIAAPKHWHAPMAVMAMQADKYVYVEKPYGHDQHEKAMQGLKLEYEMGGEPKL from the coding sequence ATGAAAAACAATGATGGACAATTGATTGCAATAGTTGGCCAAAGTAAGATTATTGAAACCGATAAGAACAGTATCTTTGAAATCTTAAACTTTGTTATGTCATCTTTAAATGTAAGGGCGCGTTTTTATTTTTCTGTTCTTGTGGTGCTCATTTCCTATTCTTGTAAGGATAAGCCCAAGAATGATTCCCCTCAGAAGAACAGAACAGAACCCATTTCAGTATTGGTCGAGAAACCAGATGGCATGGAAATTCCCGAAGGCATGGTTTGGATCCCGGGGGGAATACTCAAACAAGGGGCGATATCCTCAGACCCTTTCGCCATGGGCCATGAGCGTCCACAACACACCGTGGCCGTTGATGGCTTTTTTATGGACGCGACCGAAGTCACCAATAGCGAATATGCCAAATTTGTGGAAGAAACCGGATATGTGACCGTAGCCGAACGGGCGATTGATTGGGAAGAAATGAAAAAACAGCTTCCCCCTGATACGCCAAAACCACATGATTCCGTCATGCAACCGGGTTCCTTGCTGTTCAAGAAGCCAAAACAGCAGGTTGTTGACCTAAATGATTATTCTCAATGGTGGGAGTGGAAGGTAGGGGCCAATTGGAGGCATCCCCAAGGACCGGGCAGTGATTTGGACGGAAGGGAAAATTACCCGGTTGTACATATTTCCTATGAAGATGCCTTGGCCTATTGTGAATGGGCGGGCAGAAGGTTGCCAACAGAGGCCGAATGGGAGTGGGCCGCAAGAGGGGGTTTAAATCAGACCATTTTTCCATGGGGAAACGACAAGGAGATTTTGAACCAACGTGCGAATACATGGAGCGGTACTTTCCCTATGGATAACGATGGTGATGACGGTTTCAAGAACAAAGCACCAGTGGCATCATATCCACCAAACGGTTACGGACTCCATGATATCGTAGGCAATGTATGGGAATGGACACAAGATTGGTACAATGCCAGCTATTACAAAAATCGTGTTGCAGCGAATGATACCCTAATGAACCCGACAGGCCCTGAATCACCTTTGAACCGATACAATCCGTATGCCAAAGAGAAAGTCATCAAAGGCGGGTCATTTCTCTGCAATGCCAACTATTGCGCAAGTTATCGGGTATCGGCCCGTATGGCCAATTCGCTTGATTCGGCGCAGGAACATTTGGGTTTCAGAACGGTGTTGCCAGTACGTGCCAAGGCACATGTAATGGCCATTCATAAAGACTTGAACGCGAAGATTGCGTATAATTGCGATATCGATACCGTATTCATCGCCGCGCCCAAGCATTGGCATGCCCCAATGGCCGTCATGGCGATGCAGGCAGACAAGTATGTGTACGTAGAGAAGCCCTATGGTCATGATCAACATGAAAAAGCCATGCAAGGCTTGAAACTTGAGTATGAAATGGGTGGGGAACCGAAATTATAG
- a CDS encoding LuxR C-terminal-related transcriptional regulator, which yields MSLPKAVSFIVCLFLITLFSHAQNLLPPIYNYSLLEYKGGSKNWGLAVNEKGELFVANNKGLLHYDGERWHLNKLPNNTIIRSVAAVGDKIYTGSYEEFGHWKKNELGFLEYTSLTPLINDHEFTSEEFWEILPVHDSILFRSFSAIYIFRNGKVKVIDPPEVISDMMVYQDRTIVALSTRGLCELKEDQLIPLENQNQLQGMTITDMILLNGGILVGTKLNGCYFFDGSTLIPWETQINEELKLHQLNKLLLLNTDKMAFGTIKNGVYIFDPVSDTYQILNRGSGLQNNTVLSMLQFRDQFWLGLDNGIARARLNYPITYYTDYSGALGMVYDIANYNDRLYLGSNTGVFYFEDDELKFVNGSLGHVWDLEEVDGDLLCGHNTGTYKIIDNKFEKISDVSGGYEIKKVPEQYNTYIQGTYNGLTKFEKEQQGNWQVKKIRGVGFPIKQLCFESPTIVWAAHPYKGLFRIHLKEDYDEILRTQQYHDEGSPSEYNIKIYNIKNQIVFNSEGKWYKYDPIVDRIIVFDEFQRFNDKELLFVDNDHFWFVEGEGEKEIINTDLKTDSLLISDLPLRERLAPDSQKMVRIGDSTLFVTLNDGFANINPSKLKSQLDNVALPKPNITFIRDEMRPYATTGSDEIEMAYPDSRIITVQVAAPELMQARYRYRLEGAKVHSGYAENGFIQFQNLPHGEYQIQVFAVGIDNEVSEPALLEFKIAPPWFLSNLMIAIYILLTLATIATIRWYNRRKLTRKQRELELRMKKEQDERMAELEREKLAKEVKLKQNELASTTLNIAKKNEMILELKNMLVVNKDKFSNSQRYRSFIKKLNNSIQDTEDWKRFEVNFKELHEDFFERLLKKYPILTPKDLKLCAYLKMNLSTKEIAPLMAISIRGVEIHRYRLRKKLKINSSENLSNFLITF from the coding sequence ATGTCTTTGCCCAAAGCGGTTTCATTCATCGTTTGTTTGTTTCTCATCACGCTTTTTTCGCATGCCCAGAACTTGTTGCCGCCCATTTACAACTATAGTTTACTGGAATATAAAGGAGGTAGTAAAAACTGGGGACTGGCAGTGAATGAAAAAGGAGAGCTTTTTGTGGCCAACAACAAAGGCCTGTTGCATTATGATGGCGAACGTTGGCACCTTAATAAATTGCCGAACAATACCATTATACGTTCGGTGGCGGCAGTCGGAGATAAAATCTATACGGGGTCGTATGAAGAATTTGGCCATTGGAAAAAAAACGAGCTTGGTTTTTTAGAATACACCTCACTCACCCCATTGATCAATGACCACGAATTCACCAGTGAAGAATTCTGGGAAATCTTACCGGTACACGATTCGATCTTATTTCGATCATTTTCAGCAATCTATATATTCAGAAATGGAAAAGTGAAGGTCATAGACCCTCCCGAGGTCATTTCTGATATGATGGTTTATCAAGATAGAACAATTGTGGCCCTGAGCACCAGAGGCCTGTGTGAACTCAAAGAAGATCAATTGATACCGCTTGAGAACCAAAATCAATTGCAGGGCATGACCATTACCGATATGATTTTGTTGAACGGTGGCATTTTAGTGGGCACAAAACTCAACGGCTGTTATTTTTTTGATGGGAGCACTCTTATACCATGGGAAACGCAAATCAACGAAGAGTTAAAGCTGCACCAATTGAACAAATTGCTGTTATTGAATACGGACAAAATGGCCTTTGGCACCATCAAAAATGGCGTCTACATCTTTGACCCCGTTTCAGACACCTATCAAATTCTCAATCGGGGGTCAGGGCTTCAGAACAATACGGTGCTCTCGATGCTTCAATTTCGCGACCAATTCTGGCTGGGCCTCGACAATGGTATTGCCCGGGCAAGGCTCAATTACCCCATTACCTACTATACCGATTATTCAGGGGCCTTGGGCATGGTCTATGACATAGCAAATTATAATGACCGACTTTATTTGGGCAGCAATACCGGGGTCTTTTATTTCGAAGATGACGAATTAAAATTTGTCAACGGTTCTTTGGGACATGTCTGGGACCTTGAAGAGGTAGATGGCGATTTACTTTGCGGCCACAACACCGGCACCTATAAAATCATTGACAACAAATTTGAGAAAATCTCCGATGTTTCCGGTGGGTACGAAATCAAAAAAGTACCCGAACAATACAACACCTATATTCAGGGTACTTATAACGGTCTTACCAAATTTGAAAAAGAACAACAGGGCAATTGGCAAGTCAAAAAGATAAGGGGTGTTGGCTTTCCCATCAAACAGCTCTGTTTCGAAAGCCCAACAATCGTATGGGCCGCACACCCTTATAAAGGACTGTTTCGAATTCACCTAAAAGAAGATTATGATGAAATACTGCGAACGCAGCAATACCATGATGAGGGTTCGCCCAGCGAATACAATATCAAAATATACAACATCAAGAACCAAATAGTCTTCAATAGTGAGGGGAAATGGTACAAGTACGATCCCATTGTTGATAGAATCATTGTTTTTGACGAGTTTCAAAGATTCAATGATAAAGAACTACTCTTTGTCGATAACGATCACTTTTGGTTTGTTGAAGGCGAAGGCGAAAAAGAAATCATCAATACCGATTTGAAGACCGACAGTCTATTGATATCAGATTTGCCCTTGCGAGAACGATTGGCCCCCGATTCACAAAAAATGGTAAGAATAGGCGATTCGACCCTTTTTGTGACGTTAAATGACGGCTTTGCAAACATAAACCCTTCAAAACTCAAAAGCCAGTTAGACAACGTAGCGCTTCCCAAACCCAACATTACCTTTATCAGGGACGAAATGCGGCCGTATGCCACAACCGGGTCAGATGAAATCGAAATGGCCTACCCTGATTCTCGAATCATTACGGTTCAGGTGGCAGCACCAGAACTCATGCAGGCCCGCTATAGGTACAGGCTAGAAGGGGCAAAGGTGCATTCAGGTTATGCTGAAAATGGTTTTATACAATTTCAGAACCTTCCACATGGTGAATACCAAATTCAGGTTTTTGCCGTCGGAATTGACAATGAGGTTTCAGAACCCGCACTATTGGAGTTCAAAATTGCTCCACCATGGTTTCTTTCCAATCTGATGATTGCCATCTATATTCTGCTTACCCTTGCCACCATCGCGACCATTCGATGGTACAACCGCAGAAAATTGACACGTAAGCAGCGTGAGTTGGAACTTCGAATGAAAAAAGAACAAGATGAACGAATGGCCGAGCTCGAAAGGGAGAAATTGGCCAAAGAAGTTAAACTGAAACAGAACGAATTGGCCAGCACCACGCTTAATATCGCCAAGAAGAACGAAATGATTCTGGAGCTGAAAAATATGCTCGTCGTCAATAAAGACAAATTTTCCAATTCTCAACGCTATCGATCATTCATCAAAAAACTCAATAATTCGATACAAGACACCGAAGATTGGAAACGCTTTGAGGTAAATTTCAAAGAATTGCATGAAGATTTTTTTGAAAGACTGTTGAAAAAATACCCTATCCTCACCCCAAAAGATCTCAAACTCTGTGCCTATCTCAAAATGAACCTTTCCACCAAAGAAATAGCTCCGCTGATGGCTATCTCAATTAGAGGTGTCGAGATACATCGATACCGACTTAGAAAAAAACTAAAAATCAACAGTTCCGAAAACCTTTCCAACTTTCTGATAACCTTCTAA